In the genome of Zootoca vivipara chromosome 6, rZooViv1.1, whole genome shotgun sequence, the window TTGTGGTTTTTGTGGAGGGTGGTTATCATTTTAGTacgttgcttttgctttttattgcTAGACCTTTCTGTAGATTTTCAATGCAAATTCTATGTACTGTTGGGTTCCCTTGCTTTTTCTACCACAAAACAGCTATCTATATTTAAATAGGCAGGCTAGTTCCCTATGCGGCATggggttgtttgtttggttgCAATACAACTTCTTAACGCATCTTTCGCTCTCTCTCCAGCTGCTTCTCCAGTGTTGGACGCAttggtgggatgcaggtggtttCTTTAGCGCCCGCTTGCCTCCGCAAGGGGAAGGGCGTGGCACTGCATGAGCTCATGCATGTCGTGGGCTTCTGGCATGAGCACTCCAGAGCAGACCGGGACAAGTACATCAGCATCTCCTGGGATGAAATCTTGACTGGTAATGGCTGCTTTTGCTTTTCTAGCTAGCCCTGTGCGGCCACACCCACAGTGTGGCCCCAGGtgtattttttttgagggggcacgaCTGAGCACCCCACAACAGGTGTAAGGAAGGGAataccccctgcctgaaacctgaagagctgctgccaggctgTGTCAATCCAGGGGGTGGGGACCTTGTGCTCAATGACCAAACGCAGCTCTCTGGCCTCTCTGTTGAGCTGCCAGGactagggatggggtgggggtggggaatgaaaccCAATTCGCTTTTAACGCCAAATCTATCACATTCACTTGGGGCTTTCCACCCTGTAGTGGGACCGGGGACTCTGAATGCTTGTTATCCACTGCTGGTGAGACCCTCCTGCTTGTAGACCTAATCCCCTTCTTGGATATGCAGGCTTTGAAATAAACTTCATGAAGTCTTGGAATACCAACATGCTGGTGGATTATGACTACTCCTCTGTAATGCACTATGGCAGGTAAGCAAGCCTACAAGAAGGCTcctaggtgttgttgtttagtcgtgtccgaccccatggaccatagcacgccaggcactcctgtcttgccctgcctcccgcagtttggtcaaattcatgttcgtagcttcaagaacactgtccaaccatctcgtcctccgtcgtccccttctccttgtgccctcaatctttcccaacatcagggtcttttccagagagtcttctcttctcatgaggtggccaaagtattggagcctcagcttcacgaactgtccttccagggagcactcagggctgatttccttcagaatggataggtttgatcttcttgcagtccatgggactctcaagagtctcctccagcaccataattcaaaagcatcaattcttcggcgatcagccttctttatggtccagctctcacttccatacatcattactggggaaaccatagctttaactatacggacctttgcaggcaaggtgatgtctctgctcctAGGTATTATGAAGAAAATACTGGGGACATGTGAAGCACCCTATGCTGCCTCTTGTTGGCAGTGGAGTGGGGGCTAGGGGAGGTACTTCCACATTGCCAAAGGGGTGTTGCATGTTCTGAGTGACCGTCTGCAAAAGCAGGTGCATTTCTAGTAAGGGCAGAATCTTCCAACCTGTTTGGAGCCTACCATTTGTGCTCTTTGTTCTGACATGCATATTCTTTGGTCAGCCGTGGGACATGTCTGAGTCACTGTCTGTCTGGGGAACATGACCTACACTGGCTATCTGATGGGATGGCTGGTGATAGGGACCGTTGTGGAGGGACCATGACTGGGAGCAAGAGTGCATTGTTTGCGTGAAGAATCCTGGCTATGGGCTATTTCCAGTTTGGAGGcagtaacgcttctgaataccagccacTGGCAGCCACTGAGGGTTTGTGCTCTTGGAtgccagcaggcccttcttaggtTCTTACATTCCAGCTCCAAGGGTTGAGTAGCAGGTAAGACCCTTCTGTGCCTGAGACTCTGGActgctgctgccggtcagagtgGGTGGTACTAAGCTTGATGGAGCTAGATATAAAGCACCTTACTATGTTAAGCAGAACCAGAATAGTCCACCTGTACTACAAGAGTGGCTCACACTGCTTTATCTTGTTCTTTGCCTCCACTAGGAATGCCTTCAGCATGTCTGGCTCACCCACCATAATACCACTCTCCAGTTCCCTGACCTTTCTTGGCCAAAGGTGGAACCTGAGCAATTCAGATGTTGCCAGAGTCAACAAGCTTTATAAATGTTCTCAGGTTGCAGCACAGCCAGGTAAGAGAACGAAGACTCAACAAAGCTTAGTTTCCCAAATCCTATATTTTGAATGCATATACGTTTCCCAACCTCTCTCCGGGAAGTTTgggatccccacccccaataggaTTTAGcagtatatataattttaaatcgAAGTAAGAACTTGAAAAGCTATAAACCTGTACAGGCTATAAAGAAGCAAACGTCTGTCCTCCTTTGGCCAACTTCCAAGGCAATACCTAAGGACCCATCCACACTCCTTTTGTGCTATGTTTCTAGGTACAGGTCCAGACtctaaagctccatgtccaagcagttgggtttttttttttgtcctggtactttccctgggaaaacctgtattttaccgctgaatcagagcaaatggcaattgagTTTTCCATGTGTTGGCCATTTGCTTTGATTTAGtagtaaaatgtgggttttcccagggaaggcAATGggacaaaaataatttaaaaaacctcagacacagagctttaaaagaAGTCTGGATGAACCCTCAGTTTTTTGGTTTCTCTACCACACACAGCTAAGATTGTTCCTCAACTTAAATATCAAGGGAGTCACAGGTTAGCTCTTGAGTTTCCCCAGCTGCAGCTAGCTATGATGCTCCAAATGTGCCTGGCATGATAAACTAATTGTGTTCATGTACACATCTCTTCTGACGCACACAACTTACGGTAACAATGGGTGAAGCAGTGGTGTGCTAAATTtcttatgcctttttaaaaagccattcttCTTCAGTTATTGAGAGAAGGAACTGCATTTGCAGGTTACCAAAAGGGAGAATAgtttggtgaaattctcatgggcaAGGGTGCAGGGGTTGTGTTGCACTTGCCTTACTTCTGAGTTTAGCCAAAGGGTGTTGTGGgagtgtcctttctttcattctacaaatctgcTCACCAGAGATCtgtactctgcagccttcctgggtgcctgtGAGATAATGCCTTCCATGTAGCTTTTCCAGATCAGGAGGTTTGAGcagccaggaaggctgcagagcgCTGAAGAAAGGTTTATTATGGGAAGAAAAACATTACTCAGAACAAAAGTTAAGCTCAAAAACCCAATTCCTGCCAAAATTCCATAGTGGCCTGAGAATGAGGGAGAATAAttgagggttgtatccaactaagtttcactgaaattaatggagctgaGTTAGTCATGTCTATGTTGTGTACATGCTATACCTTGAAAGCATTTTCTTTCCCTCAAAttattctgggcactgtagtttaagggttgctgggaattgtaaactctactgtgcccagaattctttgagggaaagaatgtgctttgagtaTAAGTTGCGTACACAACCAATGACTTCAGTGGTTCAGCTTTGACTAATGTTGGCTAAAACACAGAAGCATATTTCAAAGGGGAAGAGAACTTTCAAGAAACAGGGAAGATTTTGACGCAGGACTCATGTGACATGACACAGGACCATGTGTCTGGGAACATGTATGATAAATGACAGAAGTTCtaattgctttgttttcagaGGCATCTACCAAGGGAGTCATCAAAGAGAATGTAATGGACTTCATTCCAAGTGAGCCTAAGCCCCACACATCACAAAACACACCCAAATTATCTACTGCCTGGAATCTCAGTTCTACAGCATCTTCCAATGCAATCCCACATCCTGCCAGAGAGCCTCTGGGGACCACCACACCATCAAGCAAGGTTGCTGGTGGAAACATTAGTACCACAGAAGCCCAGACAAGGGAGGTTTGGTCACCTGGGCCAAAGAAGCAAATGCAAAGGACAACGTCTCAACATACCCCAGGTAAAGCAGAGGGGAGTGAAAAATCTCTAGTGGTTACAGAAAAGATGCTGCATCAAACTGTATCTGGAGAAATGGCAGTGAGTGGTGTTGCCCAGAAGACTTCTGAACCACAAACTCTGCAGAATCCCATCAGTAGTGCAAGGGAGTTGAGAAGCCAGTCTCCAAGCTATGAGGAGGTCTACATACCAAGTGACCAAAGTCCCGTAGAAGTAACGACAAGCAGTGCTCCGGAGGTGGAGCTTTCGCTTTCCTTTCTGACCATAAGCCCAGACCCCTTTCCAATGAAAACGGTCCAGGGAGCTGCCACAAGACTTGGTAAGAAAGCTCTGGACCAGACACCTCCTAGAACAATAGCCATGCATATAGAGCATAGAACAGAACTCCCTACTGCTATGGCTAGAGGAGAACTATCTACTGCTATGGGGATTGGAAGCTCACCATTAATGAGAAGCAGTGAGTCCAAGGATAGACATGGTTCCCCAAGCCCAGCTGAGGACCGCCCTTTCTCTGTGATGGAAAACCAAACTGGGAAACAGCTGGCTGAGCTATTTCCTCAGACCATAAGCATCTTTAGAAATGAAACAGGTAGTACTGCTTCTACAACCCCTGTAGTCCAGGCTGAAGCAGGGTCTTCTTCCACAACAGCCTCTCCAAGAGCCTCCAGGAACTTGATCACAGCCTCCAGTGTGGTGGGACTGGAAGAAACCAAACACAGTGAAGTGGGAAGCCTGGGAAGCTTTGGCACAATTGGGAGCCAGAGTGAGATTATGAAGAAGGAAACGGAAAGCGACCACACCAAGGAAGGGAGCATGCCAACCTATGTGCTATCTTCCAGCAGCAAAGAACAGTATGCAAGACACAGACTGGAACCTGGCCTGTTTGCTACCCAGGGGCTTCCCTCTCCTGGAAGTTCAGAGGCTCAGGAAAGCCACCTTAGTCAGGCAACTGCTGGAGCCCCATCCCCTTGGGCTTCTGTCATAGGCCCTCTTGCTGTTTCAAAGCTGAATGTAGCAACTTACTCAAAGAGCAACCAGACCCAAGTGGAACAGTTTGATCGGTCACCTGCTCAGCTGGCAAGGAAGGGCTACAGAAAAGGGACACttataacacacacaccaccagGGCCTCTCTTGGTGCAAGTTACTGAACCTGAGCTGGAGGCAGAGGAGCAGACCCTTGTCCATGCAGAACTGCCAAGCCAAACTCCCACTTTACAGGATTGGGCTTCACTGGCAATGGAAACCAACCAGGCTATACATCCCACAGAGGGAacatttcctcttcctctgtccCACACTCCTAGACCCGCTGAAACAGGACACAAAACTTCAAGTAACACCAAAGTCTATAACCCTAGCGCCCACATTCCAGCATCCATTACAACAACATGGCCAGCTACAGCACAAAAATTCAGGGTGAGCCATGAAAAAGAAGTTAGAACTGGACACTCCAAAGAAACCAAGATTCATTGGAAAGCATCTTTGCTTTCCCTGGAGCCATTTGGGAACCAGATGCCCACCCAACCTAAATACCATGTGGCAGGTACTCCATGGCAACTTTCTTCTACCCCCTCAGTAACAACTGGCATCCCTGGTGTGATGCAGATCAGGAATCCTAATGGgccaggagcagcagcacccCAAAGACCATGCAATGGGGAATTGGCAGGCTCTTTACCTGGAACGGAATATGGACTAACATCCACACGCATGTTGCCCAAATTGGAAACTACAAACCAAGAACATTCAGGATCAGAAAAGAGAGATCATAGCCCTACCTCCAAAGGGGACTCTCTGCCAGTGAGAAGAACAAGTCCTCCTCTTAAAGATGACACTTCATCAGCAATGGTGAGTCAACTGATGCAGACAAGGACCCCAGAGAGGACTGTGGCAAGTGATGAAGGATCTGTTACTGCTGGCTCTTTCAATTTATCCACCATTTTGCTTTTTAGCAAACCAGCTTTAAAGGGGCCCCAAAGCTCTTCTCCTTTGAGGAGAACAGAACCCGTGATGAAGACTGGGAGCCCACCTACAGGATTCTTGGAAACAGCCATGGAAACAAAAGCTTCTTCTAAGCTTAAAGAAACCCTTGTAGAAGGGGAAATGACTGAACCAGCAAATGCCACAGGAGACATGTCCCTCCATGTGATGAACTGGGCAACAACTCCTACTTGGAAAGCCACAGCTGGCAGAAATGGGGCACCATCTCCCTCATTACATATGGAACCAATAGGATTGCCCCAAGTTGCTGCTGAAGGGACGGCTCCG includes:
- the ASTL gene encoding astacin-like metalloendopeptidase isoform X3: MAVFLGVWTMVISIFLLLSALPIHGRGDTFYIEHAQGSDWDEARDPPDDILYINQELIFPGAPESSFLIEGDIIKASPFRLFPSANPRWPKKRGIVQIPYVISYKYDESSVKILKGAFEDFSKFTCIQFVPYSNQRDFIAIAPLSGCFSSVGRIGGMQVVSLAPACLRKGKGVALHELMHVVGFWHEHSRADRDKYISISWDEILTGFEINFMKSWNTNMLVDYDYSSVMHYGRNAFSMSGSPTIIPLSSSLTFLGQRWNLSNSDVARVNKLYKCSQVAAQPEASTKGVIKENVMDFIPSEPKPHTSQNTPKLSTAWNLSSTASSNAIPHPAREPLGTTTPSSKVAGGNISTTEAQTREVWSPGPKKQMQRTTSQHTPGKAEGSEKSLVVTEKMLHQTVSGEMAVSGVAQKTSEPQTLQNPISSARELRSQSPSYEEVYIPSDQSPVEVTTSSAPEVELSLSFLTISPDPFPMKTVQGAATRLGKKALDQTPPRTIAMHIEHRTELPTAMARGELSTAMGIGSSPLMRSSESKDRHGSPSPAEDRPFSVMENQTGKQLAELFPQTISIFRNETGSTASTTPVVQAEAGSSSTTASPRASRNLITASSVVGLEETKHSEVGSLGSFGTIGSQSEIMKKETESDHTKEGSMPTYVLSSSSKEQYARHRLEPGLFATQGLPSPGSSEAQESHLSQATAGAPSPWASVIGPLAVSKLNVATYSKSNQTQVEQFDRSPAQLARKGYRKGTLITHTPPGPLLVQVTEPELEAEEQTLVHAELPSQTPTLQDWASLAMETNQAIHPTEGTFPLPLSHTPRPAETGHKTSSNTKVYNPSAHIPASITTTWPATAQKFRVSHEKEVRTGHSKETKIHWKASLLSLEPFGNQMPTQPKYHVAGTPWQLSSTPSVTTGIPGVMQIRNPNGPGAAAPQRPCNGELAGSLPGTEYGLTSTRMLPKLETTNQEHSGSEKRDHSPTSKGDSLPVRRTSPPLKDDTSSAMVSQLMQTRTPERTVASDEGSVTAGSFNLSTILLFSKPALKGPQSSSPLRRTEPVMKTGSPPTGFLETAMETKASSKLKETLVEGEMTEPANATGDMSLHVMNWATTPTWKATAGRNGAPSPSLHMEPIGLPQVAAEGTAPLLTIGLLKSPKHINLRGQPTSSQPRKESMTSMAKILGVDMVSASSASSTSPLDTWGNQATLLAGAKEATRRSSKKSGETAPEIYASTLASESHNTATIGVSTLGSREGSVNLEGMSGNHTKKIKSKENGVSPIDNPNFSHRVSKRSLAEIMATPASLSVALPEEIDHVFIGHMNEASPVENGADIMEAAEPLSFGMSRLSTLLQGQPSALKKVGNNQVGAPGTVKAPQPLTTFCPFEKNLCGWEQSKEDDLDWVLEEGREQLVRTVGGGSPPGMPCTTSGGGYLSLMPLAHISSQKAVLVSPPVQGIRCLKFWYNPGDLLMSEINIYIMLRNSSEWHKMWSVRGNQGTGWHLVAVAISKTCELQVVLEGVAGPKGRHSAGIDDLLLCRKPCGQCYSNMTRSLCNK
- the ASTL gene encoding astacin-like metalloendopeptidase isoform X1 — protein: MAKEEGNCPNSLCNLLQICCFSSVGRIGGMQVVSLAPACLRKGKGVALHELMHVVGFWHEHSRADRDKYISISWDEILTGFEINFMKSWNTNMLVDYDYSSVMHYGRNAFSMSGSPTIIPLSSSLTFLGQRWNLSNSDVARVNKLYKCSQVAAQPEASTKGVIKENVMDFIPSEPKPHTSQNTPKLSTAWNLSSTASSNAIPHPAREPLGTTTPSSKVAGGNISTTEAQTREVWSPGPKKQMQRTTSQHTPGKAEGSEKSLVVTEKMLHQTVSGEMAVSGVAQKTSEPQTLQNPISSARELRSQSPSYEEVYIPSDQSPVEVTTSSAPEVELSLSFLTISPDPFPMKTVQGAATRLGKKALDQTPPRTIAMHIEHRTELPTAMARGELSTAMGIGSSPLMRSSESKDRHGSPSPAEDRPFSVMENQTGKQLAELFPQTISIFRNETGSTASTTPVVQAEAGSSSTTASPRASRNLITASSVVGLEETKHSEVGSLGSFGTIGSQSEIMKKETESDHTKEGSMPTYVLSSSSKEQYARHRLEPGLFATQGLPSPGSSEAQESHLSQATAGAPSPWASVIGPLAVSKLNVATYSKSNQTQVEQFDRSPAQLARKGYRKGTLITHTPPGPLLVQVTEPELEAEEQTLVHAELPSQTPTLQDWASLAMETNQAIHPTEGTFPLPLSHTPRPAETGHKTSSNTKVYNPSAHIPASITTTWPATAQKFRVSHEKEVRTGHSKETKIHWKASLLSLEPFGNQMPTQPKYHVAGTPWQLSSTPSVTTGIPGVMQIRNPNGPGAAAPQRPCNGELAGSLPGTEYGLTSTRMLPKLETTNQEHSGSEKRDHSPTSKGDSLPVRRTSPPLKDDTSSAMVSQLMQTRTPERTVASDEGSVTAGSFNLSTILLFSKPALKGPQSSSPLRRTEPVMKTGSPPTGFLETAMETKASSKLKETLVEGEMTEPANATGDMSLHVMNWATTPTWKATAGRNGAPSPSLHMEPIGLPQVAAEGTAPLLTIGLLKSPKHINLRGQPTSSQPRKESMTSMAKILGVDMVSASSASSTSPLDTWGNQATLLAGAKEATRRSSKKSGETAPEIYASTLASESHNTATIGVSTLGSREGSVNLEGMSGNHTKKIKSKENGVSPIDNPNFSHRVSKRSLAEIMATPASLSVALPEEIDHVFIGHMNEASPVENGADIMEAAEPLSFGMSRLSTLLQGQPSALKKVGNNQVGAPGTVKAPQPLTTFCPFEKNLCGWEQSKEDDLDWVLEEGREQLVRTVGGGSPPGMPCTTSGGGYLSLMPLAHISSQKAVLVSPPVQGIRCLKFWYNPGDLLMSEINIYIMLRNSSEWHKMWSVRGNQGTGWHLVAVAISKTCELQVVLEGVAGPKGRHSAGIDDLLLCRKPCGQCYSNMTRSLCNK
- the ASTL gene encoding astacin-like metalloendopeptidase isoform X2, whose amino-acid sequence is MKSWNTNMLVDYDYSSVMHYGRNAFSMSGSPTIIPLSSSLTFLGQRWNLSNSDVARVNKLYKCSQVAAQPEASTKGVIKENVMDFIPSEPKPHTSQNTPKLSTAWNLSSTASSNAIPHPAREPLGTTTPSSKVAGGNISTTEAQTREVWSPGPKKQMQRTTSQHTPGKAEGSEKSLVVTEKMLHQTVSGEMAVSGVAQKTSEPQTLQNPISSARELRSQSPSYEEVYIPSDQSPVEVTTSSAPEVELSLSFLTISPDPFPMKTVQGAATRLGKKALDQTPPRTIAMHIEHRTELPTAMARGELSTAMGIGSSPLMRSSESKDRHGSPSPAEDRPFSVMENQTGKQLAELFPQTISIFRNETGSTASTTPVVQAEAGSSSTTASPRASRNLITASSVVGLEETKHSEVGSLGSFGTIGSQSEIMKKETESDHTKEGSMPTYVLSSSSKEQYARHRLEPGLFATQGLPSPGSSEAQESHLSQATAGAPSPWASVIGPLAVSKLNVATYSKSNQTQVEQFDRSPAQLARKGYRKGTLITHTPPGPLLVQVTEPELEAEEQTLVHAELPSQTPTLQDWASLAMETNQAIHPTEGTFPLPLSHTPRPAETGHKTSSNTKVYNPSAHIPASITTTWPATAQKFRVSHEKEVRTGHSKETKIHWKASLLSLEPFGNQMPTQPKYHVAGTPWQLSSTPSVTTGIPGVMQIRNPNGPGAAAPQRPCNGELAGSLPGTEYGLTSTRMLPKLETTNQEHSGSEKRDHSPTSKGDSLPVRRTSPPLKDDTSSAMVSQLMQTRTPERTVASDEGSVTAGSFNLSTILLFSKPALKGPQSSSPLRRTEPVMKTGSPPTGFLETAMETKASSKLKETLVEGEMTEPANATGDMSLHVMNWATTPTWKATAGRNGAPSPSLHMEPIGLPQVAAEGTAPLLTIGLLKSPKHINLRGQPTSSQPRKESMTSMAKILGVDMVSASSASSTSPLDTWGNQATLLAGAKEATRRSSKKSGETAPEIYASTLASESHNTATIGVSTLGSREGSVNLEGMSGNHTKKIKSKENGVSPIDNPNFSHRVSKRSLAEIMATPASLSVALPEEIDHVFIGHMNEASPVENGADIMEAAEPLSFGMSRLSTLLQGQPSALKKVGNNQVGAPGTVKAPQPLTTFCPFEKNLCGWEQSKEDDLDWVLEEGREQLVRTVGGGSPPGMPCTTSGGGYLSLMPLAHISSQKAVLVSPPVQGIRCLKFWYNPGDLLMSEINIYIMLRNSSEWHKMWSVRGNQGTGWHLVAVAISKTCELQVVLEGVAGPKGRHSAGIDDLLLCRKPCGQCYSNMTRSLCNK